A window of the Canis aureus isolate CA01 chromosome 29, VMU_Caureus_v.1.0, whole genome shotgun sequence genome harbors these coding sequences:
- the CHUK gene encoding inhibitor of nuclear factor kappa-B kinase subunit alpha isoform X3, protein MERPPGLRPGAGGPWEMRERLGTGGFGNVCLYQHRELDVKIAIKSCRLELSTKNRERWCHEIQIMKKLNHANVVKACDVPEELNFLINDVPLLAMEYCSGGDLRKLLNKPENCCGLKESQILSLLSDIGSGIRYLHENKIIHRDLKPENIVLQDVGGKIMHKIIDLGYAKDVDQGSLCTSFVGTLQYLAPELFENKPYTATVDYWSFGTMVFECIAGYRPFLHHLQPFTWHEKIKKKDPKCIFACEEMTGEVRFSSHLPQPNSLCSLIVEPMENWLQLMLNWDPQQRGGPVDLTLKQPRCFVLMDHILNLKIVHILNMTSAKIISFLLPPDESLHSLQSRIERETGINTGSQELLSETGISLDPRKPASQCVLDGVRGCDSYMVYLFDKSKTVYEGPFASRSLSDCVNYIVRDSKIQLPIIQLRKVWAEAVHYVSGLKEDYSRLFQGQRAAMLSLLRYNANLTKMKNTLISASQQLKAKLEFFHKSIQLDLERYSEQMTYGISSEKMLKAWKEMEEKAIHYAEVGVIGYLEDQIMSLHTEIMELQKSPYGRRQGDLMESLEQRAIDLYKQLKHRPSDHSYSDSTEMVKIIVHTVQSQDRVLKELFGHLSKLLGCKQKIIDLLPKVEMALSNIKEADNTVMFMQGKRQKEIWHLLKIACTQSSARSLVGSSLEGAVTPQASAWLPPNSAEREHPLSCVGDCSTNDRRKFELSWPFKHYYS, encoded by the exons ATGGAGCGGCCCCCGGGGCTGcggccgggcgcgggcgggccTTGGGAGATGCGGGAGCGGCTGGGCACTGGCGGCTTTGGGAACGTCTGTCTGTACCAGCATCGG GAACTTGATGTTAAAATAGCAATTAAATCATGTCGCCTAGAACTAAGTACCAAAAACAGAGAACGGTGGTGTCATGAAATCCAGATCATGAAGAA GTTGAACCACGCCAATGTTGTAAAGGCCTGTGATGTACCTgaggaattgaattttttaattaatgatgTACCTCTTCTAGCAATGGAATACTGTTCTGGAGGAGATCTCCGGAAG ctacTCAATAAACCAGAAAATTGCTGTGGACTTAAAGAAAGCCAGATACTTTCTTTACTGAGTGATATAG GGTCTGGGATCCGATATTtgcatgaaaacaaaataatacatcgTGATCTAAAACCTGAAAACATAGTTCTTCAGGATGTTGGTGGAAAG ATTATGCATAAAATAATTGATCTAGGATATGCCAAAGATGTTGATCAAGGAAGTCTGTGTACATCTTTTGTGGGAACACTGCAGTATCTG gcccCAGAGCTCTTTGAGAATAAGCCTTATACAGCCACTGTTGATTATTGGAGCTTTGGGACCATGGTGTTTGAATGTATTGCTGGATATAGGCCTTTTTTGCATCATCTGCAGCCATTTACTTG GCATGAGAAGATTAAGAAGAAGGATCCAAAGTGTATATTTGCATGTGAAGAAATGACAGGAGAAGTTCGGTTTAGTAGCCATTTACCTCAACCAAATAGCCTTTGTAG TTTAATAGTAGAACCCATGGAAAACTGGCTTCAGTTGATGCTGAATTGGGATCCTCAGCAAAGAGGAGGACCTGTTGATCTTACTttgaagcaaccaagatgttttGTATTAATGGATCACATTCTCAATTTGAAG ATAGTACACATCCTAAATATGACTTCTGcaaagataatttcttttttgttaccaCCTGATGAAAGTCTTCATTCACTACAGTCTCGTATTGAGCGTGAAACTGGAATAAATACCGGTTCTCAAGAGCTTCTTTCAGAGACAGGAATTTCTCTGGATCCTCGGAAACCGGCCTCTCAATGTGTTCTAGATGGAGTA agagGCTGTGATAGCTATATGGTGTATTTGTTTGATAAAAGTAAGACTGTATATGAAGGACCATTTGCTTCCAGAAGTTTATCTGACTGTGTAAATTATATTG TACGGGACAGCAAAATTCAGCTTCCAATTATACAGCTGCGTAAAGTATGGGCTGAAGCAGTGCACTATGTGTCTGGGCTGAAAGAAGACTATAGCAGGCTCTTTCAGGGACAAAGAGCAGCAAT GTTAAGTCTTCTTAGATATAACGCTAACCTGACAAAAATGAAGAACACTTTGATCTCAGCATCTCAGCAACTGAAAGCTAAATTGGAGTTTTTCCACAAAAGCATTCAGCTTGACTTGGAAAGATACAGTGAGCAGATGACTTATGGGATAT cctcagaaaaaatgttaaaagcatggaaggaaatggaagaaaaggcTATCCACTATGCCGAG GTGGGTGTCATCGGTTACCTGGAGGATCAGATCATGTCTCTGCACACTGAAATCATGGAGCTGCAGAAGAGCCCTTATGGAAGACGTCAGGGAGACTTGATGGAATCTCT GGAACAGCGTGCTATTGATCTGTATAAGCAGTTAAAGCACAGACCTTCAG ATCACTCCTATAGCGACAGCACGGAAATGGTGAAGATCATTGTGCATACTGTTCAGAGTCAGGACCGGGTTCTCAAGGAGCTGTTTGGTCATCTGAG CAAGTTATTGGGCTGTAAGCAGAAGATTATTGATCTACTGCCCAAGGTGGAAATGGCCCTCAGTAACATCAAAGAAGCTGACAATACTGTCATGTTTATgcagggaaagagacagaaagaaatatgGCATCTCCTTAAAATTGCCTGT ACACAGAGTTCTGCCCGGTCCCTCGTAGGATCCAGTCTAGAAGGTGCAGTAACCCCTCAGGCATCAGCATGGCTTCCTCCAAATTCAGCAGAACGTGAACATCCTCTGTCATGCGTG GGAGACTGTAGTACAAATGATAGAAGAAAATTTGAACTGTCTTGGCCATTTAAGCACTATTATTCATGA
- the CHUK gene encoding inhibitor of nuclear factor kappa-B kinase subunit alpha isoform X1 yields MERPPGLRPGAGGPWEMRERLGTGGFGNVCLYQHRELDVKIAIKSCRLELSTKNRERWCHEIQIMKKLNHANVVKACDVPEELNFLINDVPLLAMEYCSGGDLRKLLNKPENCCGLKESQILSLLSDIGSGIRYLHENKIIHRDLKPENIVLQDVGGKIMHKIIDLGYAKDVDQGSLCTSFVGTLQYLAPELFENKPYTATVDYWSFGTMVFECIAGYRPFLHHLQPFTWHEKIKKKDPKCIFACEEMTGEVRFSSHLPQPNSLCSLIVEPMENWLQLMLNWDPQQRGGPVDLTLKQPRCFVLMDHILNLKIVHILNMTSAKIISFLLPPDESLHSLQSRIERETGINTGSQELLSETGISLDPRKPASQCVLDGVRGCDSYMVYLFDKSKTVYEGPFASRSLSDCVNYIVRDSKIQLPIIQLRKVWAEAVHYVSGLKEDYSRLFQGQRAAMLSLLRYNANLTKMKNTLISASQQLKAKLEFFHKSIQLDLERYSEQMTYGISSEKMLKAWKEMEEKAIHYAEVGVIGYLEDQIMSLHTEIMELQKSPYGRRQGDLMESLEQRAIDLYKQLKHRPSDHSYSDSTEMVKIIVHTVQSQDRVLKELFGHLSKLLGCKQKIIDLLPKVEMALSNIKEADNTVMFMQGKRQKEIWHLLKIACTQSSARSLVGSSLEGAVTPQASAWLPPNSAEREHPLSCVVTPQDGETVVQMIEENLNCLGHLSTIIHEANEEQGSRMMNLDWSWLTE; encoded by the exons ATGGAGCGGCCCCCGGGGCTGcggccgggcgcgggcgggccTTGGGAGATGCGGGAGCGGCTGGGCACTGGCGGCTTTGGGAACGTCTGTCTGTACCAGCATCGG GAACTTGATGTTAAAATAGCAATTAAATCATGTCGCCTAGAACTAAGTACCAAAAACAGAGAACGGTGGTGTCATGAAATCCAGATCATGAAGAA GTTGAACCACGCCAATGTTGTAAAGGCCTGTGATGTACCTgaggaattgaattttttaattaatgatgTACCTCTTCTAGCAATGGAATACTGTTCTGGAGGAGATCTCCGGAAG ctacTCAATAAACCAGAAAATTGCTGTGGACTTAAAGAAAGCCAGATACTTTCTTTACTGAGTGATATAG GGTCTGGGATCCGATATTtgcatgaaaacaaaataatacatcgTGATCTAAAACCTGAAAACATAGTTCTTCAGGATGTTGGTGGAAAG ATTATGCATAAAATAATTGATCTAGGATATGCCAAAGATGTTGATCAAGGAAGTCTGTGTACATCTTTTGTGGGAACACTGCAGTATCTG gcccCAGAGCTCTTTGAGAATAAGCCTTATACAGCCACTGTTGATTATTGGAGCTTTGGGACCATGGTGTTTGAATGTATTGCTGGATATAGGCCTTTTTTGCATCATCTGCAGCCATTTACTTG GCATGAGAAGATTAAGAAGAAGGATCCAAAGTGTATATTTGCATGTGAAGAAATGACAGGAGAAGTTCGGTTTAGTAGCCATTTACCTCAACCAAATAGCCTTTGTAG TTTAATAGTAGAACCCATGGAAAACTGGCTTCAGTTGATGCTGAATTGGGATCCTCAGCAAAGAGGAGGACCTGTTGATCTTACTttgaagcaaccaagatgttttGTATTAATGGATCACATTCTCAATTTGAAG ATAGTACACATCCTAAATATGACTTCTGcaaagataatttcttttttgttaccaCCTGATGAAAGTCTTCATTCACTACAGTCTCGTATTGAGCGTGAAACTGGAATAAATACCGGTTCTCAAGAGCTTCTTTCAGAGACAGGAATTTCTCTGGATCCTCGGAAACCGGCCTCTCAATGTGTTCTAGATGGAGTA agagGCTGTGATAGCTATATGGTGTATTTGTTTGATAAAAGTAAGACTGTATATGAAGGACCATTTGCTTCCAGAAGTTTATCTGACTGTGTAAATTATATTG TACGGGACAGCAAAATTCAGCTTCCAATTATACAGCTGCGTAAAGTATGGGCTGAAGCAGTGCACTATGTGTCTGGGCTGAAAGAAGACTATAGCAGGCTCTTTCAGGGACAAAGAGCAGCAAT GTTAAGTCTTCTTAGATATAACGCTAACCTGACAAAAATGAAGAACACTTTGATCTCAGCATCTCAGCAACTGAAAGCTAAATTGGAGTTTTTCCACAAAAGCATTCAGCTTGACTTGGAAAGATACAGTGAGCAGATGACTTATGGGATAT cctcagaaaaaatgttaaaagcatggaaggaaatggaagaaaaggcTATCCACTATGCCGAG GTGGGTGTCATCGGTTACCTGGAGGATCAGATCATGTCTCTGCACACTGAAATCATGGAGCTGCAGAAGAGCCCTTATGGAAGACGTCAGGGAGACTTGATGGAATCTCT GGAACAGCGTGCTATTGATCTGTATAAGCAGTTAAAGCACAGACCTTCAG ATCACTCCTATAGCGACAGCACGGAAATGGTGAAGATCATTGTGCATACTGTTCAGAGTCAGGACCGGGTTCTCAAGGAGCTGTTTGGTCATCTGAG CAAGTTATTGGGCTGTAAGCAGAAGATTATTGATCTACTGCCCAAGGTGGAAATGGCCCTCAGTAACATCAAAGAAGCTGACAATACTGTCATGTTTATgcagggaaagagacagaaagaaatatgGCATCTCCTTAAAATTGCCTGT ACACAGAGTTCTGCCCGGTCCCTCGTAGGATCCAGTCTAGAAGGTGCAGTAACCCCTCAGGCATCAGCATGGCTTCCTCCAAATTCAGCAGAACGTGAACATCCTCTGTCATGCGTGGTAACTCCTCAAGATGG GGAGACTGTAGTACAAATGATAGAAGAAAATTTGAACTGTCTTGGCCATTTAAGCACTATTATTCATGAAGCAAATGAGGAACAGGGCAGTAGAATGATG AATCTTGATTGGAGTTGGTTAACAGAATGA
- the CHUK gene encoding inhibitor of nuclear factor kappa-B kinase subunit alpha isoform X4, giving the protein MKKLNHANVVKACDVPEELNFLINDVPLLAMEYCSGGDLRKLLNKPENCCGLKESQILSLLSDIGSGIRYLHENKIIHRDLKPENIVLQDVGGKIMHKIIDLGYAKDVDQGSLCTSFVGTLQYLAPELFENKPYTATVDYWSFGTMVFECIAGYRPFLHHLQPFTWHEKIKKKDPKCIFACEEMTGEVRFSSHLPQPNSLCSLIVEPMENWLQLMLNWDPQQRGGPVDLTLKQPRCFVLMDHILNLKIVHILNMTSAKIISFLLPPDESLHSLQSRIERETGINTGSQELLSETGISLDPRKPASQCVLDGVRGCDSYMVYLFDKSKTVYEGPFASRSLSDCVNYIVRDSKIQLPIIQLRKVWAEAVHYVSGLKEDYSRLFQGQRAAMLSLLRYNANLTKMKNTLISASQQLKAKLEFFHKSIQLDLERYSEQMTYGISSEKMLKAWKEMEEKAIHYAEVGVIGYLEDQIMSLHTEIMELQKSPYGRRQGDLMESLEQRAIDLYKQLKHRPSDHSYSDSTEMVKIIVHTVQSQDRVLKELFGHLSKLLGCKQKIIDLLPKVEMALSNIKEADNTVMFMQGKRQKEIWHLLKIACTQSSARSLVGSSLEGAVTPQASAWLPPNSAEREHPLSCVVTPQDGETVVQMIEENLNCLGHLSTIIHEANEEQGSRMMNLDWSWLTE; this is encoded by the exons ATGAAGAA GTTGAACCACGCCAATGTTGTAAAGGCCTGTGATGTACCTgaggaattgaattttttaattaatgatgTACCTCTTCTAGCAATGGAATACTGTTCTGGAGGAGATCTCCGGAAG ctacTCAATAAACCAGAAAATTGCTGTGGACTTAAAGAAAGCCAGATACTTTCTTTACTGAGTGATATAG GGTCTGGGATCCGATATTtgcatgaaaacaaaataatacatcgTGATCTAAAACCTGAAAACATAGTTCTTCAGGATGTTGGTGGAAAG ATTATGCATAAAATAATTGATCTAGGATATGCCAAAGATGTTGATCAAGGAAGTCTGTGTACATCTTTTGTGGGAACACTGCAGTATCTG gcccCAGAGCTCTTTGAGAATAAGCCTTATACAGCCACTGTTGATTATTGGAGCTTTGGGACCATGGTGTTTGAATGTATTGCTGGATATAGGCCTTTTTTGCATCATCTGCAGCCATTTACTTG GCATGAGAAGATTAAGAAGAAGGATCCAAAGTGTATATTTGCATGTGAAGAAATGACAGGAGAAGTTCGGTTTAGTAGCCATTTACCTCAACCAAATAGCCTTTGTAG TTTAATAGTAGAACCCATGGAAAACTGGCTTCAGTTGATGCTGAATTGGGATCCTCAGCAAAGAGGAGGACCTGTTGATCTTACTttgaagcaaccaagatgttttGTATTAATGGATCACATTCTCAATTTGAAG ATAGTACACATCCTAAATATGACTTCTGcaaagataatttcttttttgttaccaCCTGATGAAAGTCTTCATTCACTACAGTCTCGTATTGAGCGTGAAACTGGAATAAATACCGGTTCTCAAGAGCTTCTTTCAGAGACAGGAATTTCTCTGGATCCTCGGAAACCGGCCTCTCAATGTGTTCTAGATGGAGTA agagGCTGTGATAGCTATATGGTGTATTTGTTTGATAAAAGTAAGACTGTATATGAAGGACCATTTGCTTCCAGAAGTTTATCTGACTGTGTAAATTATATTG TACGGGACAGCAAAATTCAGCTTCCAATTATACAGCTGCGTAAAGTATGGGCTGAAGCAGTGCACTATGTGTCTGGGCTGAAAGAAGACTATAGCAGGCTCTTTCAGGGACAAAGAGCAGCAAT GTTAAGTCTTCTTAGATATAACGCTAACCTGACAAAAATGAAGAACACTTTGATCTCAGCATCTCAGCAACTGAAAGCTAAATTGGAGTTTTTCCACAAAAGCATTCAGCTTGACTTGGAAAGATACAGTGAGCAGATGACTTATGGGATAT cctcagaaaaaatgttaaaagcatggaaggaaatggaagaaaaggcTATCCACTATGCCGAG GTGGGTGTCATCGGTTACCTGGAGGATCAGATCATGTCTCTGCACACTGAAATCATGGAGCTGCAGAAGAGCCCTTATGGAAGACGTCAGGGAGACTTGATGGAATCTCT GGAACAGCGTGCTATTGATCTGTATAAGCAGTTAAAGCACAGACCTTCAG ATCACTCCTATAGCGACAGCACGGAAATGGTGAAGATCATTGTGCATACTGTTCAGAGTCAGGACCGGGTTCTCAAGGAGCTGTTTGGTCATCTGAG CAAGTTATTGGGCTGTAAGCAGAAGATTATTGATCTACTGCCCAAGGTGGAAATGGCCCTCAGTAACATCAAAGAAGCTGACAATACTGTCATGTTTATgcagggaaagagacagaaagaaatatgGCATCTCCTTAAAATTGCCTGT ACACAGAGTTCTGCCCGGTCCCTCGTAGGATCCAGTCTAGAAGGTGCAGTAACCCCTCAGGCATCAGCATGGCTTCCTCCAAATTCAGCAGAACGTGAACATCCTCTGTCATGCGTGGTAACTCCTCAAGATGG GGAGACTGTAGTACAAATGATAGAAGAAAATTTGAACTGTCTTGGCCATTTAAGCACTATTATTCATGAAGCAAATGAGGAACAGGGCAGTAGAATGATG AATCTTGATTGGAGTTGGTTAACAGAATGA
- the CHUK gene encoding inhibitor of nuclear factor kappa-B kinase subunit alpha isoform X2, producing MERPPGLRPGAGGPWEMRERLGTGGFGNVCLYQHRELDVKIAIKSCRLELSTKNRERWCHEIQIMKKLNHANVVKACDVPEELNFLINDVPLLAMEYCSGGDLRKLLNKPENCCGLKESQILSLLSDIGSGIRYLHENKIIHRDLKPENIVLQDVGGKIMHKIIDLGYAKDVDQGSLCTSFVGTLQYLAPELFENKPYTATVDYWSFGTMVFECIAGYRPFLHHLQPFTWHEKIKKKDPKCIFACEEMTGEVRFSSHLPQPNSLCSLIVEPMENWLQLMLNWDPQQRGGPVDLTLKQPRCFVLMDHILNLKIVHILNMTSAKIISFLLPPDESLHSLQSRIERETGINTGSQELLSETGISLDPRKPASQCVLDGVRGCDSYMVYLFDKSKTVYEGPFASRSLSDCVNYIVRDSKIQLPIIQLRKVWAEAVHYVSGLKEDYSRLFQGQRAAMLSLLRYNANLTKMKNTLISASQQLKAKLEFFHKSIQLDLERYTSEKMLKAWKEMEEKAIHYAEVGVIGYLEDQIMSLHTEIMELQKSPYGRRQGDLMESLEQRAIDLYKQLKHRPSDHSYSDSTEMVKIIVHTVQSQDRVLKELFGHLSKLLGCKQKIIDLLPKVEMALSNIKEADNTVMFMQGKRQKEIWHLLKIACTQSSARSLVGSSLEGAVTPQASAWLPPNSAEREHPLSCVVTPQDGETVVQMIEENLNCLGHLSTIIHEANEEQGSRMMNLDWSWLTE from the exons ATGGAGCGGCCCCCGGGGCTGcggccgggcgcgggcgggccTTGGGAGATGCGGGAGCGGCTGGGCACTGGCGGCTTTGGGAACGTCTGTCTGTACCAGCATCGG GAACTTGATGTTAAAATAGCAATTAAATCATGTCGCCTAGAACTAAGTACCAAAAACAGAGAACGGTGGTGTCATGAAATCCAGATCATGAAGAA GTTGAACCACGCCAATGTTGTAAAGGCCTGTGATGTACCTgaggaattgaattttttaattaatgatgTACCTCTTCTAGCAATGGAATACTGTTCTGGAGGAGATCTCCGGAAG ctacTCAATAAACCAGAAAATTGCTGTGGACTTAAAGAAAGCCAGATACTTTCTTTACTGAGTGATATAG GGTCTGGGATCCGATATTtgcatgaaaacaaaataatacatcgTGATCTAAAACCTGAAAACATAGTTCTTCAGGATGTTGGTGGAAAG ATTATGCATAAAATAATTGATCTAGGATATGCCAAAGATGTTGATCAAGGAAGTCTGTGTACATCTTTTGTGGGAACACTGCAGTATCTG gcccCAGAGCTCTTTGAGAATAAGCCTTATACAGCCACTGTTGATTATTGGAGCTTTGGGACCATGGTGTTTGAATGTATTGCTGGATATAGGCCTTTTTTGCATCATCTGCAGCCATTTACTTG GCATGAGAAGATTAAGAAGAAGGATCCAAAGTGTATATTTGCATGTGAAGAAATGACAGGAGAAGTTCGGTTTAGTAGCCATTTACCTCAACCAAATAGCCTTTGTAG TTTAATAGTAGAACCCATGGAAAACTGGCTTCAGTTGATGCTGAATTGGGATCCTCAGCAAAGAGGAGGACCTGTTGATCTTACTttgaagcaaccaagatgttttGTATTAATGGATCACATTCTCAATTTGAAG ATAGTACACATCCTAAATATGACTTCTGcaaagataatttcttttttgttaccaCCTGATGAAAGTCTTCATTCACTACAGTCTCGTATTGAGCGTGAAACTGGAATAAATACCGGTTCTCAAGAGCTTCTTTCAGAGACAGGAATTTCTCTGGATCCTCGGAAACCGGCCTCTCAATGTGTTCTAGATGGAGTA agagGCTGTGATAGCTATATGGTGTATTTGTTTGATAAAAGTAAGACTGTATATGAAGGACCATTTGCTTCCAGAAGTTTATCTGACTGTGTAAATTATATTG TACGGGACAGCAAAATTCAGCTTCCAATTATACAGCTGCGTAAAGTATGGGCTGAAGCAGTGCACTATGTGTCTGGGCTGAAAGAAGACTATAGCAGGCTCTTTCAGGGACAAAGAGCAGCAAT GTTAAGTCTTCTTAGATATAACGCTAACCTGACAAAAATGAAGAACACTTTGATCTCAGCATCTCAGCAACTGAAAGCTAAATTGGAGTTTTTCCACAAAAGCATTCAGCTTGACTTGGAAAGATACA cctcagaaaaaatgttaaaagcatggaaggaaatggaagaaaaggcTATCCACTATGCCGAG GTGGGTGTCATCGGTTACCTGGAGGATCAGATCATGTCTCTGCACACTGAAATCATGGAGCTGCAGAAGAGCCCTTATGGAAGACGTCAGGGAGACTTGATGGAATCTCT GGAACAGCGTGCTATTGATCTGTATAAGCAGTTAAAGCACAGACCTTCAG ATCACTCCTATAGCGACAGCACGGAAATGGTGAAGATCATTGTGCATACTGTTCAGAGTCAGGACCGGGTTCTCAAGGAGCTGTTTGGTCATCTGAG CAAGTTATTGGGCTGTAAGCAGAAGATTATTGATCTACTGCCCAAGGTGGAAATGGCCCTCAGTAACATCAAAGAAGCTGACAATACTGTCATGTTTATgcagggaaagagacagaaagaaatatgGCATCTCCTTAAAATTGCCTGT ACACAGAGTTCTGCCCGGTCCCTCGTAGGATCCAGTCTAGAAGGTGCAGTAACCCCTCAGGCATCAGCATGGCTTCCTCCAAATTCAGCAGAACGTGAACATCCTCTGTCATGCGTGGTAACTCCTCAAGATGG GGAGACTGTAGTACAAATGATAGAAGAAAATTTGAACTGTCTTGGCCATTTAAGCACTATTATTCATGAAGCAAATGAGGAACAGGGCAGTAGAATGATG AATCTTGATTGGAGTTGGTTAACAGAATGA